One Alicyclobacillus acidoterrestris DNA window includes the following coding sequences:
- a CDS encoding SPW repeat protein, with amino-acid sequence MKWRNSLAAVIGAWFIVAPWALQFSGNTTAVWLSVVLGAIQLLSSAWAAYAKQSGGWKQWQLWVSIVTGVWFVIQPFIFSLDVAETWISVILGVITVVLHVWTMAVKEDASTDKTKGGHHAHA; translated from the coding sequence ATGAAGTGGCGGAACTCGTTGGCTGCGGTCATCGGTGCGTGGTTTATCGTTGCTCCATGGGCTCTCCAATTCTCCGGAAACACGACAGCCGTGTGGTTGAGCGTGGTTCTTGGGGCCATTCAACTGCTGAGCTCTGCGTGGGCAGCGTATGCGAAGCAGTCAGGCGGATGGAAACAGTGGCAATTATGGGTATCGATTGTGACAGGTGTCTGGTTTGTCATTCAGCCATTTATCTTCTCTCTTGATGTTGCAGAAACGTGGATTAGTGTAATTCTGGGCGTTATCACTGTGGTCTTGCATGTTTGGACGATGGCCGTCAAAGAGGATGCATCTACTGACAAAACAAAGGGCGGTCATCACGCGCATGCTTAA
- a CDS encoding two-component system sensor histidine kinase NtrB, with amino-acid sequence MDNNETSFRDAEVLSRLASVGEIATGVAHEVRNPLTSVKGLLQLLKEEYDYKHWDVIFSELDQAIATIQSLLTVSKPSLQSEALTDFSLCVELENILSLFQHDSYRIQFKKHWFDKSTKIRGKRNQIKQALFNLIKNACEAIETTGAVSLTHRRINDYVELTITDTGVGIAEKDISRIGVPFFTTKPDGTGMGLAQVYSVLYENGGSVDVHSELGHGTTFTIRMPVSPLYTTTDFGGITPRMDIHLHPAQDIRDFFRINQKAFSELLEHEAKTTFEIVSKSKFVTKQDLLDHAFQITELVHDGLTQDIIEMAQERGIAWAKSDIPIISKMEWFYALRKIIWRFLEEYYRDKDITAAAVFAIADKTSDALDNFIVHFNVSFTKYREDVLHSQRAVIHREQSFTESSH; translated from the coding sequence TTGGACAACAACGAGACCTCCTTCCGTGATGCGGAGGTTCTTAGTCGTTTGGCGTCAGTTGGGGAAATTGCTACAGGCGTCGCCCATGAAGTGCGCAACCCGCTTACTTCTGTCAAGGGGCTGCTACAACTCCTAAAAGAAGAATATGACTACAAACATTGGGATGTTATCTTCTCAGAGTTGGACCAAGCAATCGCTACGATTCAAAGCCTGCTTACTGTATCAAAACCATCACTGCAAAGTGAAGCCCTTACGGATTTTTCGCTGTGTGTCGAATTGGAAAATATTTTATCACTTTTCCAACACGATTCCTACCGTATTCAATTCAAAAAACATTGGTTCGACAAATCGACAAAAATCCGTGGTAAGCGAAATCAAATTAAACAAGCGCTGTTCAATCTCATTAAAAATGCCTGCGAAGCCATCGAGACAACAGGTGCTGTCTCACTGACACACCGCCGCATCAACGATTACGTAGAGTTGACCATCACGGATACCGGCGTCGGCATTGCTGAGAAGGACATCAGTCGAATTGGCGTCCCTTTTTTCACCACAAAACCAGATGGCACTGGAATGGGACTAGCCCAAGTCTACTCCGTTCTCTATGAAAATGGCGGAAGTGTCGACGTCCACAGCGAATTAGGGCATGGAACCACGTTTACCATACGCATGCCAGTGTCGCCACTTTACACAACCACAGATTTTGGAGGTATCACCCCAAGGATGGACATTCATTTACATCCGGCACAGGACATCCGGGATTTTTTCAGGATAAATCAAAAAGCATTTAGCGAACTATTAGAACACGAAGCGAAGACCACCTTTGAAATCGTGTCAAAATCGAAATTTGTGACAAAGCAGGATTTGCTCGATCACGCCTTTCAAATCACCGAGCTGGTTCACGACGGGTTGACGCAGGATATTATCGAAATGGCGCAGGAGCGAGGCATCGCATGGGCCAAGTCGGATATCCCCATCATCTCGAAGATGGAATGGTTTTATGCGCTGAGAAAAATCATATGGCGTTTCCTGGAGGAATACTACCGCGACAAAGACATCACTGCCGCAGCGGTATTTGCAATCGCCGACAAGACAAGTGACGCCCTAGATAATTTTATTGTTCATTTTAACGTGAGTTTCACAAAGTATAGAGAAGATGTGTTGCATTCACAGAGAGCAGTCATTCACAGAGAGCAGTCATTCACAGAGAGCAGTCATTGA
- a CDS encoding VIT1/CCC1 transporter family protein — MAIVSPTEQFDTMRGKEARSDVSAWLGDAIYGINDGLGAIFGMIAGVAGYTANGHTILMSGLFGALASTLSMGAGAWLATKSENELMERAYVRARDTVRAHRGQALRRLSTRYEAKGFDARDARHIAEVIGRDDERFVQTLIQETEGHPASVKGNPWSSAMSGSISTFVGAIVPLLPFFFLTGTAALIVAAIVSIMAHFAVGASKSLVTVRSWWASGFEMMMAGVIVGVVSYLLGLLANAFFS; from the coding sequence ATGGCAATCGTTTCTCCGACGGAACAATTTGACACGATGAGGGGCAAGGAAGCGCGATCGGATGTCAGTGCTTGGCTTGGGGATGCCATATACGGGATCAACGACGGCTTGGGTGCGATTTTTGGCATGATTGCCGGCGTTGCGGGATATACGGCCAATGGTCATACGATTCTAATGTCTGGGTTATTTGGGGCGTTGGCGAGTACGTTGTCGATGGGGGCGGGGGCTTGGCTTGCGACCAAGTCTGAAAACGAGTTGATGGAGCGGGCCTATGTACGAGCTAGGGATACGGTTCGCGCGCATCGTGGACAAGCGCTTCGCAGGTTATCCACGCGATACGAAGCGAAGGGATTTGATGCGCGGGACGCGAGGCATATCGCTGAGGTGATTGGTCGGGATGATGAGAGATTTGTGCAAACGCTGATTCAAGAAACAGAGGGTCACCCTGCATCAGTAAAAGGGAACCCGTGGTCCTCAGCTATGTCTGGTTCAATTTCGACCTTCGTTGGTGCTATCGTACCTTTACTGCCGTTTTTCTTCCTGACGGGAACGGCGGCACTGATTGTTGCTGCGATTGTATCCATCATGGCGCACTTCGCGGTTGGTGCTTCGAAGAGTCTTGTCACCGTTCGCTCCTGGTGGGCGAGTGGATTTGAAATGATGATGGCCGGTGTCATTGTGGGCGTTGTGTC
- a CDS encoding STAS domain-containing protein: protein MIPLFDGFAVFPVIGPLDNERLNIIEERLLDQLENKNLNKIFIDLSGTIVTNDISLETFERVINGITLLGCEAVLTGISAKLAKQLLNSSQNFIHKITVESSLQQALLRAQNALLQTS, encoded by the coding sequence GTGATTCCGCTCTTTGACGGTTTTGCCGTGTTTCCAGTCATTGGTCCATTAGATAACGAGCGATTGAATATTATTGAAGAACGACTTCTGGACCAATTGGAAAACAAAAATCTAAATAAGATTTTCATTGATCTTTCCGGCACCATCGTCACCAATGACATTTCATTAGAGACGTTTGAACGCGTGATCAATGGCATTACGCTTTTGGGGTGCGAGGCTGTGCTGACCGGCATCAGCGCGAAACTCGCAAAGCAATTGCTGAACTCCAGCCAAAATTTCATTCATAAAATCACAGTGGAATCATCCTTACAGCAGGCCCTATTAAGAGCCCAAAACGCACTACTTCAAACATCGTAA